The Xiphophorus maculatus strain JP 163 A chromosome 23, X_maculatus-5.0-male, whole genome shotgun sequence genome contains a region encoding:
- the LOC102231156 gene encoding ras-related protein Rab-6B isoform X1 — MSTTTGGGEFGNPLRKFKLVFLGEQSVGKTSLITRFMYDSFDNTYQATIGIDFLSKTMYLEDRTVRLQLWDTAGQERFRSLIPSYIRDSTIAVVVYDITNLNSFQQTSKWIDDVRTERGSDVIIMLVGNKTDLADKRQITTEEGEQRAKELNVMFIETSAKTGYNVKQLFRRVAAALPGMDSTPEKSKEDMIDIKLEKQPEMTVTESSCSC; from the exons atgtCAACCACGACCGGTGGCGGAGAGTTTGGCAACCCTCTGCGGAAATTTAAGTTGGTCTTTCTGGGTGAACAGAGCG TTGGGAAGACCTCACTCATCACCAGGTTTATGTATGACAGTTTCGACAACACTTACCAG GCAACAATTGGTATTgactttttgtcaaaaaccaTGTACCTAGAAGATCGCACG GTCCGGCTCCAGCTTTGGGACACTGCTGGACAGGAGCGCTTTCGTAGCCTAATTCCCAGCTACATCCGTGACTCTACCATTGCTGTGGTTGTTTATGACATCACCA atcTTAATTCTTTCCAGCAAACCTCCAAATGGATTGATGATGTGAGGACAGAGAGGGGAAGTGATGTAATTATTATGCTTGttggaaacaaaacagacttGGCAGATAAAAG ACAGATCACCACGGAGGAGGGCGAGCAGAGAGCTAAGGAACTGAATGTCATGTTCATTGAAACCAGCGCAAAGACTGGCTACAATGTCAAACAG ctGTTCCGACGTGTCGCTGCTGCGTTGCCCGGGATGGACAGCACACCAGAGAAAAGCAAAGAGGACA TGATCGACATCAAATTGGAGAAACAGCCAGAGATGACTGTAACCGAGAGCAGCTGCTCGTGCTAG
- the LOC102231156 gene encoding ras-related protein Rab-6A isoform X3 codes for MSTTTGGGEFGNPLRKFKLVFLGEQSVGKTSLITRFMYDSFDNTYQATIGIDFLSKTMYLEDRTIRLQLWDTAGQERFRSLIPSYIRDSAAAVVVYDIANLNSFQQTSKWIDDVRTERGSDVIIMLVGNKTDLADKRQITTEEGEQRAKELNVMFIETSAKTGYNVKQLFRRVAAALPGMDSTPEKSKEDMIDIKLEKQPEMTVTESSCSC; via the exons atgtCAACCACGACCGGTGGCGGAGAGTTTGGCAACCCTCTGCGGAAATTTAAGTTGGTCTTTCTGGGTGAACAGAGCG TTGGGAAGACCTCACTCATCACCAGGTTTATGTATGACAGTTTCGACAACACTTACCAG GCAACAATTGGTATTgactttttgtcaaaaaccaTGTACCTAGAAGATCGCACG ATTCGGCTGCAGCTCTGGGATACAGCCGGACAAGAACGTTTCCGCAGCCTCATCCCCAGTTACATCCGCGACTCAGCGGCTGCTGTGGTGGTTTATGACATAGCCA atcTTAATTCTTTCCAGCAAACCTCCAAATGGATTGATGATGTGAGGACAGAGAGGGGAAGTGATGTAATTATTATGCTTGttggaaacaaaacagacttGGCAGATAAAAG ACAGATCACCACGGAGGAGGGCGAGCAGAGAGCTAAGGAACTGAATGTCATGTTCATTGAAACCAGCGCAAAGACTGGCTACAATGTCAAACAG ctGTTCCGACGTGTCGCTGCTGCGTTGCCCGGGATGGACAGCACACCAGAGAAAAGCAAAGAGGACA TGATCGACATCAAATTGGAGAAACAGCCAGAGATGACTGTAACCGAGAGCAGCTGCTCGTGCTAG
- the LOC102231156 gene encoding ras-related protein Rab-6A isoform X2: MSTTTGGGEFGNPLRKFKLVFLGEQSVGKTSLITRFMYDSFDNTYQATIGIDFLSKTMYLEDRTVRLQLWDTAGQERFRSLIPSYIRDSTIAVVVYDITNLNSFQQTSKWIDDVRTERGSDVIIMLVGNKTDLADKRQVSVEAAERKARELNVMYIETSAKAGYNVKQLFRRVAAALPGMDSTPEKSKEDMIDIKLEKQPEMTVTESSCSC, from the exons atgtCAACCACGACCGGTGGCGGAGAGTTTGGCAACCCTCTGCGGAAATTTAAGTTGGTCTTTCTGGGTGAACAGAGCG TTGGGAAGACCTCACTCATCACCAGGTTTATGTATGACAGTTTCGACAACACTTACCAG GCAACAATTGGTATTgactttttgtcaaaaaccaTGTACCTAGAAGATCGCACG GTCCGGCTCCAGCTTTGGGACACTGCTGGACAGGAGCGCTTTCGTAGCCTAATTCCCAGCTACATCCGTGACTCTACCATTGCTGTGGTTGTTTATGACATCACCA atcTTAATTCTTTCCAGCAAACCTCCAAATGGATTGATGATGTGAGGACAGAGAGGGGAAGTGATGTAATTATTATGCTTGttggaaacaaaacagacttGGCAGATAAAAG GCAAGTTTCTGTTGAGGCGGCAGAGAGGAAAGCACGTGAGCTCAATGTGATGTACATAGAGACCAGTGCCAAGGCGGGCTATAACGTCAAACAG ctGTTCCGACGTGTCGCTGCTGCGTTGCCCGGGATGGACAGCACACCAGAGAAAAGCAAAGAGGACA TGATCGACATCAAATTGGAGAAACAGCCAGAGATGACTGTAACCGAGAGCAGCTGCTCGTGCTAG
- the LOC102231156 gene encoding ras-related protein Rab-6A isoform X4, with amino-acid sequence MSTTTGGGEFGNPLRKFKLVFLGEQSVGKTSLITRFMYDSFDNTYQATIGIDFLSKTMYLEDRTIRLQLWDTAGQERFRSLIPSYIRDSAAAVVVYDIANLNSFQQTSKWIDDVRTERGSDVIIMLVGNKTDLADKRQVSVEAAERKARELNVMYIETSAKAGYNVKQLFRRVAAALPGMDSTPEKSKEDMIDIKLEKQPEMTVTESSCSC; translated from the exons atgtCAACCACGACCGGTGGCGGAGAGTTTGGCAACCCTCTGCGGAAATTTAAGTTGGTCTTTCTGGGTGAACAGAGCG TTGGGAAGACCTCACTCATCACCAGGTTTATGTATGACAGTTTCGACAACACTTACCAG GCAACAATTGGTATTgactttttgtcaaaaaccaTGTACCTAGAAGATCGCACG ATTCGGCTGCAGCTCTGGGATACAGCCGGACAAGAACGTTTCCGCAGCCTCATCCCCAGTTACATCCGCGACTCAGCGGCTGCTGTGGTGGTTTATGACATAGCCA atcTTAATTCTTTCCAGCAAACCTCCAAATGGATTGATGATGTGAGGACAGAGAGGGGAAGTGATGTAATTATTATGCTTGttggaaacaaaacagacttGGCAGATAAAAG GCAAGTTTCTGTTGAGGCGGCAGAGAGGAAAGCACGTGAGCTCAATGTGATGTACATAGAGACCAGTGCCAAGGCGGGCTATAACGTCAAACAG ctGTTCCGACGTGTCGCTGCTGCGTTGCCCGGGATGGACAGCACACCAGAGAAAAGCAAAGAGGACA TGATCGACATCAAATTGGAGAAACAGCCAGAGATGACTGTAACCGAGAGCAGCTGCTCGTGCTAG
- the LOC102222517 gene encoding arrestin-C isoform X2 — protein MSKVYKKTSGNGTIILYLGKRDFVDHVDSVDVVDGIIKVDPSGLNGRKVFVYLACAFRYGSDDLDVIGLSFRRDIWLKKVQVYPAADGNPTNTPMQESLLKKVGEQGYPFTFQMPTNLPCSVSLHPGPNDKGKACGVDFEVKAYIAKEASNPDEVIDKKDTCRLMIRKIQFAPTNKAGPKVELSKQFMMSDKPIHMEGSLEKEIYYHGDPITVIVKINNETSKTIKKIKVSVDQLTSVVLYSSDTYIKDVCSEEFAENIAANSTFEKSYQVTPLLSNNREKRGLAVDGKLKDEDTNLASTTLSQGEKEMQGIIVHYKVKITVTATGGGLLGGLTGSDVVVELPLTLMSPKPAEITDVAVDAVEA, from the exons ATGTCAAA agTGTATAAGAAGACCAGCGGGAATGGAACC ATCATCTTGTACTTGGGGAAGAGAGACTTTGTGGACCATGTGGATAGTGTCGACGTAGTTG atgGGATCATTAAGGTGGACCCCTCTGgtttaaatggaagaaaag TGTTTGTCTACCTCGCCTGTGCCTTCCGCTATGGAAGTGATGACCTGGATGTTATCGGACTCTCCTTCAGGAGAGACATCTGGTTAAAGAAGGTCCAGGTGTATCCGGCTGCCGATGGAAACCCGACTAACACGCCAATGCAGGAATCCCTCCTGAAAAAAGTTGGAGAGCAAGGATATCCTTTCACTTTCCAG ATGCCAACAAATCTCCCATGCTCAGTCTCGTTACATCCAGGGCCGAATGATAAGGGCAAG GCCTGTGGAGTGGATTTTGAGGTCAAAGCATATATTGCCAAAGAAGCTAGCAATCCAGATGAAGTCATTGACAAAAA GGATACCTGCCGCTTGATGATTCGCAAAATACAGTTTGCACCGACGAACAAAGCCGGACCGAAGGTCGAGCTCTCCAAACAGTTTATGATGAGCGACAAACCAATTCACATGGAGGGATCTCTTGAAAAAGAG ATTTACTACCATGGAGACCCGATCACTGTCATTGTGAAAATCAACAACGAAACCTCAAAGACTATCAAAAAAATCAAAGTCTCAG tggaTCAGCTAACAAGTGTTGTCCTCTACTCATCTGACACCTACATCAAGGATGTCTGCTCCGAGGAGTTTGC AGAGAATATAGCTGCAAACTCTACATTTGAGAAGTCCTATCAAGTTACCCCCCTGCTGTCGAACAATAGGGAAAAACGAGGGCTTGCCGTCGATGGGAAGCTGAAAGATGAGGACACCAACCTTGCATCCACAACGCT GAGCCAAGGAGAGAAGGAGATGCAGGGAATCATCGTCCACTACAAAGTCAAAATTACTGTAACAGCGACTGGTGGAGG TTTGCTAGGTGGCCTGACGGGAAG TGATGTTGTCGTGGAGCTTCCTTTAACTCTGATGTCCCCAAAACCTGCCG AAAT AACGGATGTCGCAGTTGATGCCGTGGAAgcataa
- the LOC102222517 gene encoding arrestin-C isoform X1, whose amino-acid sequence MSKVYKKTSGNGTIILYLGKRDFVDHVDSVDVVDGIIKVDPSGLNGRKVFVYLACAFRYGSDDLDVIGLSFRRDIWLKKVQVYPAADGNPTNTPMQESLLKKVGEQGYPFTFQMPTNLPCSVSLHPGPNDKGKFLSQACGVDFEVKAYIAKEASNPDEVIDKKDTCRLMIRKIQFAPTNKAGPKVELSKQFMMSDKPIHMEGSLEKEIYYHGDPITVIVKINNETSKTIKKIKVSVDQLTSVVLYSSDTYIKDVCSEEFAENIAANSTFEKSYQVTPLLSNNREKRGLAVDGKLKDEDTNLASTTLSQGEKEMQGIIVHYKVKITVTATGGGLLGGLTGSDVVVELPLTLMSPKPAEITDVAVDAVEA is encoded by the exons ATGTCAAA agTGTATAAGAAGACCAGCGGGAATGGAACC ATCATCTTGTACTTGGGGAAGAGAGACTTTGTGGACCATGTGGATAGTGTCGACGTAGTTG atgGGATCATTAAGGTGGACCCCTCTGgtttaaatggaagaaaag TGTTTGTCTACCTCGCCTGTGCCTTCCGCTATGGAAGTGATGACCTGGATGTTATCGGACTCTCCTTCAGGAGAGACATCTGGTTAAAGAAGGTCCAGGTGTATCCGGCTGCCGATGGAAACCCGACTAACACGCCAATGCAGGAATCCCTCCTGAAAAAAGTTGGAGAGCAAGGATATCCTTTCACTTTCCAG ATGCCAACAAATCTCCCATGCTCAGTCTCGTTACATCCAGGGCCGAATGATAAGGGCAAG TTTCTGTCCCAGGCCTGTGGAGTGGATTTTGAGGTCAAAGCATATATTGCCAAAGAAGCTAGCAATCCAGATGAAGTCATTGACAAAAA GGATACCTGCCGCTTGATGATTCGCAAAATACAGTTTGCACCGACGAACAAAGCCGGACCGAAGGTCGAGCTCTCCAAACAGTTTATGATGAGCGACAAACCAATTCACATGGAGGGATCTCTTGAAAAAGAG ATTTACTACCATGGAGACCCGATCACTGTCATTGTGAAAATCAACAACGAAACCTCAAAGACTATCAAAAAAATCAAAGTCTCAG tggaTCAGCTAACAAGTGTTGTCCTCTACTCATCTGACACCTACATCAAGGATGTCTGCTCCGAGGAGTTTGC AGAGAATATAGCTGCAAACTCTACATTTGAGAAGTCCTATCAAGTTACCCCCCTGCTGTCGAACAATAGGGAAAAACGAGGGCTTGCCGTCGATGGGAAGCTGAAAGATGAGGACACCAACCTTGCATCCACAACGCT GAGCCAAGGAGAGAAGGAGATGCAGGGAATCATCGTCCACTACAAAGTCAAAATTACTGTAACAGCGACTGGTGGAGG TTTGCTAGGTGGCCTGACGGGAAG TGATGTTGTCGTGGAGCTTCCTTTAACTCTGATGTCCCCAAAACCTGCCG AAAT AACGGATGTCGCAGTTGATGCCGTGGAAgcataa